The following proteins come from a genomic window of Candidatus Blochmanniella vafra str. BVAF:
- a CDS encoding DNA translocase FtsK has translation MEINLILIRIIILGFIFVYIVMILFSFDPADPGWMQHIGYNELMCSNIGGKVGARIADFLFFSFGVVAYIMPLFILFYLWKFFLNKNNRPVFIFFLELIAIFIFLLICCVCAQSIMNDIFYFAPGGIIGSILLNIIKVPQYFLYYIIMNLISISIIGCMYFFNQNFLNLIAKIYKKIIYILHIIFGKSLTSISKLNYYVQKVFCCSSIMSSIYFKKKYVVYKKFFNRQSKISKLLIKNCDKSTQFVSFTNSPICNNIISSLPSAMNFGCVEWNWLNNRDQQQHINIPKSDQFKLNVDGNNQYYCSNRIKFINTLDRINYSNKNVDEKSNCYSKKIFSKNMFMLFNNNVNRNHTLFKFMNHKSDSIFHNRKNRDKTKFIKSNLQKKTLPQNNMNHYHSIIVPKKKYNDTINLGLPNKNLLISNVKKKSINSFKFEQDAELIESKLLEYRIKAKVMQITSGPVVTLFALNLSAGIKSSKISGLSLDLARSLSVRAVRVIEVIPETPYIGLEIPNKNRDIVFLEEIISSENFRNMNSPLALALGKDICGIPVIADLRNMPHLLVSGTTGSGKSMGINSMIISMLYKSTPEEVRFIMIDPKILELSVYSNIPHLLKKVITDVNDVESILQLCIIEMERRYKLMSILNVRNLENYNNQVEQSIFTQDTIENNVFCFEITKKLPYIVIIIDELSDLMILTDKKIEVLITRLTQKARAAGIHLILSTQRPSVNVITGLIKANIPARIAFTVSSKIDSRTILGQSGAESLLGKGDMLYLPANSSMLVRIHGACVQDEEICSVVKFWTTQKHY, from the coding sequence TTGGAGATAAACTTGATATTGATACGTATTATTATACTCGGTTTTATATTTGTATATATAGTAATGATATTATTTAGTTTTGATCCAGCAGACCCTGGATGGATGCAACACATCGGTTACAATGAATTAATGTGTAGTAACATAGGAGGTAAGGTAGGTGCTAGAATTGCTGATTTTTTATTTTTTTCATTTGGGGTAGTAGCTTATATTATGCCATTATTTATATTATTCTACTTGTGGAAATTTTTTTTAAATAAAAATAACAGACCTGTTTTTATCTTTTTTTTAGAATTAATAGCAATATTTATATTTTTACTCATATGTTGTGTATGTGCTCAATCAATTATGAATGATATTTTTTATTTTGCTCCTGGAGGAATTATAGGTAGTATATTACTTAATATCATTAAAGTTCCCCAATATTTTTTATACTATATTATCATGAATTTAATTTCAATTAGTATTATCGGTTGTATGTATTTTTTTAATCAAAATTTTTTAAATTTAATAGCAAAAATATATAAAAAAATAATATATATTTTGCATATTATTTTTGGTAAGTCACTAACAAGTATTAGTAAACTAAATTATTATGTTCAGAAAGTTTTTTGTTGTTCTAGTATAATGTCATCTATTTATTTTAAAAAAAAATATGTTGTGTATAAAAAATTTTTTAATCGACAGAGTAAAATAAGTAAACTTTTAATCAAGAATTGTGATAAAAGTACTCAGTTTGTTAGTTTTACTAACTCTCCAATCTGTAATAATATTATTTCATCATTACCTTCAGCAATGAACTTTGGGTGTGTAGAATGGAATTGGTTAAATAATAGAGATCAACAACAACATATTAATATACCTAAATCAGATCAATTTAAATTAAATGTTGATGGTAATAATCAATATTATTGTAGCAATCGTATTAAATTTATAAATACACTCGATCGTATTAATTATAGTAATAAAAATGTTGATGAAAAATCTAATTGCTATTCAAAAAAAATTTTTTCTAAAAATATGTTTATGCTTTTTAATAATAATGTAAATCGCAATCATACTTTATTCAAATTTATGAATCATAAGTCTGATAGTATTTTTCATAATCGTAAAAATCGAGATAAAACAAAATTTATCAAGTCAAATTTACAAAAAAAAACATTACCTCAAAATAACATGAACCATTATCATTCCATTATTGTGCCTAAAAAGAAATATAATGATACTATCAACTTAGGTTTACCTAACAAAAATCTTTTAATATCAAATGTTAAAAAAAAATCGATAAACAGTTTTAAATTTGAACAAGATGCTGAATTAATAGAAAGTAAATTATTAGAGTATCGTATTAAAGCTAAGGTGATGCAAATTACTTCAGGTCCAGTAGTTACTTTATTTGCATTAAATTTATCTGCTGGAATAAAATCATCTAAAATTTCTGGTTTATCATTAGATTTGGCTCGTTCTTTATCTGTTAGAGCTGTTCGAGTAATCGAGGTAATTCCTGAAACACCTTATATTGGTTTAGAAATTCCTAATAAAAATCGAGATATAGTATTTTTAGAAGAAATAATTAGTTCAGAGAACTTTCGGAATATGAATTCTCCATTAGCATTAGCACTAGGTAAGGATATTTGTGGTATACCTGTGATTGCTGATTTGAGGAATATGCCTCATTTGTTAGTTTCAGGTACTACTGGTTCTGGAAAATCTATGGGAATTAATTCCATGATTATTAGTATGCTGTATAAATCTACTCCAGAAGAGGTACGTTTTATTATGATTGATCCTAAAATTCTAGAATTATCAGTATATTCAAATATTCCTCATCTTTTAAAAAAAGTAATTACTGATGTGAACGATGTTGAGTCTATATTACAATTATGTATTATAGAAATGGAACGTCGATATAAATTGATGTCTATATTAAACGTACGTAATTTAGAAAATTACAATAATCAAGTAGAACAGTCTATTTTTACTCAAGATACTATTGAGAATAATGTATTTTGTTTTGAGATAACTAAAAAATTGCCTTATATTGTCATTATTATAGATGAATTATCTGATTTGATGATTTTAACTGATAAAAAAATAGAAGTATTAATTACTAGATTAACTCAAAAAGCACGTGCAGCTGGTATCCATTTGATTTTGTCTACACAAAGACCATCAGTAAATGTCATAACTGGATTGATTAAAGCAAATATTCCAGCTCGTATAGCGTTTACCGTATCTAGTAAAATAGATTCTCGTACTATTCTTGGGCAATCTGGAGCTGAGTCT
- the trxB gene encoding thioredoxin-disulfide reductase, whose translation MKNKNKHCKLLILGSGPAGYTAAIYSARANLSPILISGLEIGGQLSTTLSIENWPGDSENLTGPSLMNRMKAHAIKFNTNIIDDHIIKVNFQKRPFQLYGNTNQYTCDSLIISTGGSARSLGIPSEIKYKGKGVSSCATCDGFFFNKETVAVIGGGNTAVEESLYLSNIAHTVHLVHRRSQFTSEKILIDRLMEKVYKGNIVLHTNCIVKTILGNDLEVTGLRIKNTILLKEYTIDLKGVFIAIGYNPNTSIFCHQLKLNDNGYICVNSKNDNNNATTATSVPGIFAAGDVMDYMYRQAITASGTGCMAAIDAERFLSTIQNN comes from the coding sequence ATGAAAAATAAAAATAAACATTGTAAATTGCTTATATTAGGTTCTGGACCAGCTGGATATACAGCAGCAATTTATTCTGCTAGAGCTAATTTAAGCCCCATACTAATTTCAGGTTTAGAAATTGGGGGCCAATTAAGCACTACTTTGAGCATAGAAAATTGGCCTGGAGATTCAGAAAATTTAACAGGCCCGAGTCTTATGAATCGTATGAAAGCTCATGCAATTAAATTCAATACTAACATTATTGATGATCATATTATTAAAGTTAACTTCCAAAAACGTCCTTTTCAACTATATGGAAATACAAATCAATATACATGTGACTCTTTAATTATAAGTACTGGTGGATCTGCTCGAAGTTTAGGAATACCTTCCGAAATCAAATATAAAGGGAAAGGCGTATCCTCATGCGCTACATGTGATGGATTTTTTTTTAATAAAGAAACAGTTGCAGTAATTGGAGGAGGTAATACTGCAGTAGAAGAAAGCTTATACTTATCCAACATCGCTCACACAGTACATCTTGTACATAGACGTTCTCAATTTACATCAGAAAAAATATTAATTGATAGATTGATGGAAAAAGTATATAAAGGAAACATTGTGTTACATACTAATTGTATTGTAAAAACAATATTAGGTAACGATTTAGAAGTTACCGGATTGAGAATAAAAAATACTATTCTTTTAAAAGAATATACCATTGATCTAAAAGGGGTCTTTATCGCTATTGGATATAATCCAAATACTAGCATTTTTTGTCATCAACTGAAATTAAACGATAATGGATATATTTGTGTAAACTCTAAAAATGATAATAACAACGCCACTACAGCTACTTCTGTGCCCGGTATATTCGCAGCAGGAGATGTAATGGACTACATGTACCGACAAGCAATTACTGCTTCAGGAACAGGATGCATGGCTGCAATAGACGCAGAAAGATTCTTGTCCACCATACAAAATAACTAA
- the infA gene encoding translation initiation factor IF-1, whose product MIKEENIEMNGIVLDTLPNTMFRVRLENGHIIMAHISGKIRKNYIRILTGDKVTVELTPYDLSKGRIIFRSR is encoded by the coding sequence ATGATAAAAGAAGAAAATATTGAAATGAACGGTATAGTATTAGACACTTTGCCTAATACTATGTTCAGAGTGCGTTTAGAAAACGGACATATAATTATGGCGCATATTTCCGGAAAAATTAGAAAAAATTACATTAGAATTTTAACAGGAGATAAAGTCACTGTAGAACTAACCCCATATGATTTGAGCAAGGGACGAATTATTTTTCGAAGCAGATAA